One segment of Mycolicibacterium neworleansense DNA contains the following:
- a CDS encoding GNAT family N-acetyltransferase produces the protein MSTASVLIAADHADSAAPDAPRYTLLLSADPELIEAAQRLRHDVFTSEPGFALTAATDGRDADRFDQHCDHLLVREDRTGELVGCYRMLPPPGAIAAGGLYTATEFDVRGLDALRPSLVEMGRAVVRADHRNGAVVLLMWAGILAYLDRSGYDYVTGCVSVPVAGNADGPPGTQIRGVRDFVRRRHAAPAEHTVYPYRPVVLAGKGLDDIDPPSRTTVPPLMRGYLRLGAQVCGEPAHDPDFGVGDFPALLDKRRADVRYLKRLRSVSAAADMADGTAGGAS, from the coding sequence ATGAGCACTGCATCTGTACTCATCGCCGCTGATCACGCCGACAGCGCGGCGCCCGATGCGCCCCGCTACACCCTGTTGTTGTCCGCCGATCCCGAGCTCATCGAAGCCGCCCAGCGGCTTCGTCATGACGTGTTCACCTCCGAACCCGGATTCGCGCTCACCGCGGCCACCGACGGGCGAGACGCCGACCGGTTCGACCAGCATTGCGACCACCTGCTGGTGCGCGAGGACCGCACCGGTGAGCTGGTGGGCTGCTACCGGATGCTGCCCCCGCCGGGCGCCATCGCCGCGGGCGGGCTCTACACCGCCACCGAGTTCGACGTACGCGGTCTCGACGCGCTGCGGCCGTCCCTGGTCGAGATGGGGCGTGCGGTGGTGCGGGCCGATCACCGCAACGGCGCCGTCGTCCTGCTCATGTGGGCGGGGATCCTGGCCTACCTCGACCGCTCCGGCTACGACTACGTGACGGGCTGCGTCTCGGTGCCGGTCGCCGGCAACGCCGACGGTCCGCCCGGCACCCAGATCCGCGGCGTCCGGGACTTCGTACGGCGTCGCCACGCCGCACCCGCCGAGCACACGGTGTACCCGTACCGGCCGGTGGTCCTGGCCGGCAAAGGGCTCGACGACATCGACCCACCGTCGCGCACCACGGTGCCGCCGCTGATGCGCGGTTATCTGCGCCTGGGCGCACAGGTGTGCGGAGAGCCGGCCCACGACCCCGACTTCGGGGTGGGGGATTTCCCGGCGCTGCTGGACAAGCGCCGTGCCGACGTCCGCTACCTGAAGCGTCTGCGCTCGGTATCGGCAGCAGCCGACATGGCCGACGGGACGGCCGGGGGCGCATCATGA
- a CDS encoding electron transfer flavoprotein subunit alpha/FixB family protein — MAEVLVLVEHSEGALKKVSAELITAARVLGEPAAVVVGKPGTAAPLVDGLKAAGAAKIYVAESDDAENYLVTPVVDVLAGLAESAAPAGVILAATADGKEIAARLAARIGSGLLVDVVDVKEGAVGVHSIFGGAFTVEAQVTSDTPVITVRPGSIEAAPADGAGEVVNVEVPAQAENATKITKREPAVAGDRPELTEASVVVAGGRGVGSAESFSVVEELADSLGGAVGASRAAVDSGYYPGQFQVGQTGKTVSPQLYIALGISGAIQHRAGMQTSKTIIAVNKDEEAPIFEIADLGIVGDLFKVSPQLTEAVKARKG, encoded by the coding sequence ATGGCTGAAGTACTTGTGCTCGTTGAGCACTCCGAAGGCGCATTGAAGAAGGTCAGCGCCGAGCTCATCACCGCCGCCCGCGTGCTGGGTGAGCCTGCCGCTGTCGTGGTGGGCAAGCCGGGCACCGCGGCCCCGCTGGTCGACGGCCTGAAGGCCGCCGGTGCGGCCAAGATCTACGTCGCCGAGTCCGACGACGCGGAGAACTACCTGGTCACCCCCGTCGTCGACGTGCTGGCCGGGCTGGCCGAGTCGGCCGCCCCCGCCGGCGTGATCCTCGCCGCCACCGCTGACGGCAAGGAAATCGCCGCTCGCCTGGCCGCGCGCATCGGCTCGGGTCTGCTGGTCGACGTGGTCGACGTCAAGGAGGGTGCGGTGGGTGTCCACAGCATCTTCGGTGGCGCCTTCACCGTCGAGGCCCAGGTCACCAGCGACACCCCGGTCATCACCGTGCGTCCGGGCTCGATCGAGGCCGCCCCGGCCGACGGTGCCGGCGAGGTCGTCAACGTCGAGGTCCCGGCCCAGGCCGAGAACGCGACCAAGATCACCAAGCGCGAGCCCGCCGTTGCCGGTGACCGCCCCGAGCTCACCGAGGCCAGCGTCGTGGTCGCCGGTGGCCGTGGCGTCGGCAGCGCCGAGAGCTTCTCGGTCGTCGAAGAGCTGGCCGACTCGCTGGGCGGCGCCGTCGGCGCCTCCCGCGCCGCGGTCGACTCGGGTTACTACCCGGGCCAGTTCCAGGTCGGCCAGACCGGCAAGACGGTGTCGCCGCAGCTGTACATCGCCCTGGGCATCTCCGGCGCGATCCAGCACCGTGCCGGCATGCAGACCTCCAAGACGATCATCGCGGTGAACAAGGACGAGGAAGCGCCGATCTTCGAGATCGCCGACCTCGGCATCGTCGGTGACCTGTTCAAGGTCAGCCCGCAGCTGACCGAGGCGGTCAAGGCCCGCAAGGGATAG
- a CDS encoding 1,4-alpha-glucan branching protein domain-containing protein — protein MFTLVLHTHLPWLAHHGRWPVGEEWLYQSWAAAYLPLMRVLRGLAAEDRSHLITLGMTPVVTAQLDDPYCLTGMHHWLANWQLRAQEATTLREPEGLRQFGIREYAEAGAAIEEFTTHWRHGASGLLRQLIDAETIELLGGPLSHPFQPLLNPRLREFALREGLADAQQRFAQTPVGIWAPECAYAPGMETGYAAAGVGHFMVDGPSLHGDTALGRPVGETDVVAFGRDLQVSYRVWSPKSGYPGHASYRDFHTYDHTTGLKPSRVTGRNVPSEEKAPYDPQRADRAIDEHVADFVEVVRRRLISESERIGRPAHVVAAFDTELFGHWWYEGPEWLGRVLRALPAAGVRVGTLADAKAGGFIGSPVELPPSSWGSGKNWQVWNGEKVADLVQLNSEVVDGALSTVDKALTQHAAVGAPTARDRVADQILRETLLTVSSDWPFMVSKDSAADYARYRAHLHAHATREISDALASGRRDHAERLADGWNKADGLFGALDARRLPK, from the coding sequence TTGTTCACGCTCGTCCTGCATACCCATCTGCCCTGGCTGGCTCATCACGGCCGCTGGCCGGTCGGCGAGGAGTGGCTCTACCAGTCCTGGGCGGCGGCGTACCTGCCGTTGATGCGGGTATTGCGCGGGCTGGCCGCCGAGGACCGCAGCCATCTGATCACCCTCGGCATGACGCCGGTGGTCACCGCACAGCTCGATGACCCCTACTGCCTGACGGGCATGCATCACTGGCTGGCCAACTGGCAGCTGCGCGCCCAGGAGGCCACCACATTGCGCGAGCCGGAAGGCTTGCGGCAGTTCGGCATTCGTGAGTACGCCGAGGCGGGCGCGGCCATCGAGGAATTCACCACCCATTGGCGGCACGGCGCCAGCGGGCTGCTGCGCCAGCTGATCGACGCCGAGACCATCGAGCTGCTCGGCGGCCCGCTGTCACACCCGTTCCAGCCGCTGCTCAACCCGCGGCTGCGCGAGTTCGCGCTGCGCGAAGGCCTGGCTGACGCCCAGCAGCGGTTCGCTCAAACCCCGGTCGGCATCTGGGCACCCGAATGCGCGTACGCGCCCGGCATGGAGACCGGATATGCCGCCGCCGGTGTCGGGCACTTCATGGTCGACGGACCGTCGCTGCACGGTGACACCGCGCTCGGCCGGCCGGTCGGCGAGACCGACGTGGTGGCTTTCGGGCGCGACCTGCAGGTCAGCTACCGGGTGTGGTCGCCGAAGTCCGGCTACCCCGGCCACGCCTCCTACCGGGATTTCCACACCTACGACCACACCACCGGCCTCAAGCCGTCCCGGGTCACCGGTCGCAACGTCCCGTCCGAGGAGAAGGCACCCTACGACCCGCAGCGCGCCGACCGCGCGATCGACGAGCATGTCGCCGACTTCGTCGAGGTGGTGCGCCGCCGGCTGATCAGCGAGAGCGAGCGGATCGGCCGTCCGGCACACGTGGTGGCCGCATTCGACACCGAGCTGTTCGGGCACTGGTGGTACGAGGGGCCGGAGTGGCTGGGCCGGGTGCTGCGGGCCCTGCCCGCGGCCGGTGTGCGGGTGGGCACCCTCGCCGATGCCAAGGCCGGCGGATTCATCGGTTCTCCGGTCGAATTGCCGCCCAGCTCATGGGGTTCGGGCAAGAACTGGCAGGTCTGGAACGGCGAGAAGGTGGCCGATCTGGTGCAGCTCAACAGCGAGGTGGTCGACGGCGCGCTGAGCACCGTGGACAAGGCGCTCACCCAGCATGCCGCGGTCGGCGCACCGACCGCCCGTGACCGGGTGGCCGATCAGATCCTGCGAGAGACACTGTTGACCGTGTCCAGCGACTGGCCGTTCATGGTGAGCAAGGATTCGGCCGCCGACTATGCGCGCTACCGGGCCCATCTGCACGCCCACGCCACGCGCGAGATCTCCGACGCGCTGGCCTCGGGCCGTCGCGACCATGCCGAGCGGCTCGCCGACGGCTGGAACAAGGCCGACGGACTGTTCGGCGCCCTCGACGCCCGGCGTCTGCCAAAATGA
- a CDS encoding cupin domain-containing protein: MPVTAEQEKALHDAMTVIASVTPPFIPPNAEVMTTIIEWPAGSPGAPPHRHPAGPAFGYVLEGEMLFELEGEPPRVVKAGEAFWEPGGDVIHYSDANNRDDVPLKFLVNMLCVPGQPMLVIVEDEELEARKDRRVR, from the coding sequence ATGCCGGTCACAGCGGAGCAGGAAAAAGCCCTCCACGACGCGATGACCGTGATCGCCAGCGTGACACCGCCGTTCATCCCGCCGAACGCCGAGGTGATGACGACGATCATCGAGTGGCCCGCCGGATCACCCGGGGCGCCGCCACACCGCCATCCCGCCGGACCTGCCTTCGGCTACGTGCTCGAGGGCGAGATGCTGTTCGAGCTGGAGGGTGAGCCGCCGCGGGTGGTCAAGGCGGGGGAGGCCTTCTGGGAACCCGGCGGCGACGTCATCCACTACTCGGATGCCAACAATCGCGACGACGTTCCGCTGAAGTTTCTCGTCAACATGTTGTGCGTGCCCGGTCAGCCGATGCTCGTCATCGTCGAGGACGAGGAACTCGAAGCCCGCAAGGACCGGCGAGTGCGCTGA
- a CDS encoding SDR family oxidoreductase has protein sequence MKITVIGASGQIGSRVVRLLTEAGHDVVAASLSSGANVLTGEGLVEALSGADALVDVVNSPSFDDGPVMDFFTASSRNLVAAAKETGVGHYVALSIVGTDGLPDSGYMRAKVAQENNITESGLPYSIVRATQFQEFAEAITGSLVVGDEVRVPDARIQLISVDDVADEVAKVAQGAPLDGIVNIGGPDKISFADMARAVLAAQGDDKPVVVDPQATYFGTAVDDDSLVTGDDGILGETRWAAWAGAH, from the coding sequence ATGAAAATCACAGTCATAGGGGCCAGCGGCCAGATCGGCTCGCGGGTGGTGCGGTTGCTCACCGAGGCCGGCCACGACGTGGTGGCCGCCTCCCTGTCATCGGGTGCCAACGTCCTCACCGGTGAGGGTCTGGTGGAGGCGCTCAGCGGCGCCGACGCACTCGTCGACGTGGTCAACTCGCCTTCGTTCGACGACGGCCCGGTGATGGACTTCTTCACCGCGTCCTCGCGCAATCTGGTGGCCGCGGCGAAGGAGACCGGTGTCGGACACTACGTCGCGCTGTCGATCGTGGGGACCGACGGCCTGCCCGACAGCGGCTACATGCGGGCCAAGGTGGCCCAGGAGAACAACATCACCGAATCCGGACTGCCGTACTCGATCGTGCGGGCCACACAGTTCCAGGAGTTCGCCGAAGCCATCACCGGGTCGCTCGTGGTGGGCGACGAGGTGCGGGTTCCCGATGCGCGGATCCAGCTGATCTCCGTCGACGACGTCGCCGATGAGGTGGCCAAGGTGGCGCAGGGCGCTCCACTCGACGGGATCGTCAACATCGGTGGGCCCGACAAGATCTCGTTCGCCGACATGGCGCGCGCGGTACTGGCCGCGCAGGGCGACGACAAGCCCGTCGTGGTCGATCCGCAGGCGACGTACTTCGGCACCGCCGTAGACGACGACAGCTTGGTCACCGGTGACGACGGGATTCTGGGTGAAACCCGTTGGGCCGCATGGGCCGGGGCGCACTGA
- a CDS encoding electron transfer flavoprotein subunit beta/FixA family protein, translating into MTNIVVLIKQVPDTWSERKLSDGDFTLDREAADAVLDEINERAVEEALLIKEREGGDSTVTVLTAGPERATEAIRKALSMGADKAVHLKDDGLHGSDVIQTGWALARALGTIEGTELVIAGNEATDGVGGAVPAVIAEYLGLPQLTHVRKLSVEGGKVTAERETDEGVFSLEASLPAVVSVNEKINEPRFPSFKGIMAAKKKEVTVLTLAEIGVEADEVGVANAGSKVLSSTPKPPKTAGEKVTDEGDGGTKIAEYLVAQKLI; encoded by the coding sequence ATGACGAACATCGTGGTCCTGATCAAACAGGTCCCAGACACTTGGTCGGAGCGCAAGCTGTCCGACGGCGATTTCACCCTCGACCGCGAGGCTGCCGACGCCGTGCTCGACGAGATCAACGAGCGCGCCGTGGAAGAGGCGCTGTTGATCAAGGAGCGTGAGGGCGGCGACAGCACTGTCACCGTGCTGACCGCCGGTCCGGAGCGCGCCACCGAGGCGATCCGCAAGGCGCTGTCCATGGGTGCCGACAAGGCTGTGCACCTCAAGGACGACGGCCTGCACGGCTCCGACGTGATCCAGACGGGCTGGGCGCTGGCCCGCGCGCTGGGCACCATCGAGGGCACCGAGCTGGTCATCGCCGGCAACGAGGCCACCGACGGTGTCGGCGGCGCGGTCCCGGCCGTGATCGCCGAGTACCTGGGCCTGCCGCAGCTCACCCACGTGCGCAAGCTGAGCGTCGAGGGCGGCAAGGTCACCGCTGAGCGTGAGACCGACGAGGGCGTTTTCAGCCTCGAGGCCTCGCTGCCGGCCGTGGTCAGCGTCAACGAGAAGATCAACGAGCCCCGCTTCCCCTCCTTCAAGGGCATCATGGCCGCCAAGAAGAAGGAAGTCACCGTGCTCACCCTCGCCGAGATCGGCGTGGAAGCCGATGAGGTCGGCGTTGCCAATGCCGGTTCCAAGGTGCTGTCTTCGACCCCGAAGCCGCCGAAGACCGCCGGTGAGAAGGTGACCGACGAAGGTGACGGCGGCACGAAGATCGCCGAGTACCTGGTCGCGCAAAAGCTCATCTAG
- a CDS encoding class I SAM-dependent methyltransferase: protein MSAFVGDPDHALPLTGERTIPGLAEENYWFRRHEVVYQRLAGRCVDREVLEAGCGEGYGADLIADVARRVVALDYDEATVAHVRARYPRVQIQHGNLAELPLADQSVDVVVNFQVIEHLWDQGQFVSECFRVLRPGGVFLVSTPNRITFSPGRDTPLNPFHTRELNAAELTELLHDAGFNVESMLGVFHGAGLAKLDARHGGSIIEAQVQRAVADAPWPEELLADVAAVSIDDFDLTSADERNIDDSLDLVAIAVRP from the coding sequence ATGAGCGCATTCGTTGGCGACCCGGATCACGCCCTACCCCTGACCGGCGAGCGGACCATCCCCGGCCTGGCGGAGGAGAACTACTGGTTTCGCCGGCATGAGGTGGTGTATCAGCGGCTGGCCGGCCGGTGCGTCGATCGCGAGGTCCTGGAGGCCGGCTGCGGTGAGGGCTACGGTGCCGACCTGATCGCCGACGTGGCGCGCCGAGTCGTCGCGCTGGACTACGACGAGGCCACGGTGGCCCACGTGCGGGCCCGCTACCCCAGGGTGCAGATCCAGCACGGAAACCTCGCCGAGCTGCCGCTGGCCGACCAGTCGGTCGACGTCGTGGTGAACTTCCAGGTCATCGAACACCTGTGGGATCAAGGCCAATTCGTCTCCGAGTGCTTCCGGGTGCTGCGGCCCGGCGGCGTGTTCCTGGTCTCCACCCCCAACCGGATCACCTTCTCCCCCGGTCGGGACACCCCGCTCAACCCGTTCCACACCCGTGAACTCAATGCCGCGGAGCTGACCGAACTGCTGCACGACGCCGGATTCAACGTCGAGTCGATGCTCGGCGTCTTCCACGGCGCCGGGCTGGCGAAACTGGACGCCCGGCACGGCGGCTCGATCATCGAGGCGCAGGTGCAGCGCGCCGTGGCCGACGCACCGTGGCCCGAGGAACTGCTCGCAGACGTGGCGGCGGTGAGCATCGACGACTTCGACCTGACCTCCGCCGACGAGCGCAACATCGACGACAGCCTCGATCTGGTGGCGATCGCGGTGCGGCCGTGA